From the Rhinoraja longicauda isolate Sanriku21f chromosome 5, sRhiLon1.1, whole genome shotgun sequence genome, the window agtttacactCCAGGTAAACGCCAAGATACTTGTACTCCTTGGTGTACTttacatccacacccttgatggagacaggggtgttTCTCTCCGCCTaatgtccaccactaactcctgaTTCAGCCCGCACcattcaacaaagtcgttgactacacttcTGTATTCAGCTTTCCTCCCCTCAATTATAAACTTGATTAATAAAAGTTTTATAAATAGGTAAGAATTTAAGCCACAGCTTTGAAGGGAGAAGGGGAGTCCACATTTTAGGTTAATGTTCTGACTTCTTATAAATCTCCACTGATTTAAAGCTGCACGGTGCTGTAGTggtagttattgccttacagcgccaatgacccgggttcgatcctgactaccggtactgtctgtatggagtttgtacgttactccctgtgactgcgtgggtttcctcctacactccagacgtataggtttgtaggttgtggctttggtaaaaattgctaATTGTCCCtgatgcgtaggatagtgttactgtacaccaggggtgtcaaactactggCCCGCGGGCCGGATGCGGTCCACGAAGGGATCCAATCTGGCCTGCGGGAtgattttggggaaaaaaagctgcgtTGCCAATCGTCCTGTGGAGGGCGGGCCGCATGTCAGGGGTTGTAGTTCGGGGCACGTGTGAGTGGTAGCCGGGAGGAAGGTTGCGGACTACAGTTCCCGGCAGGCAGtgcgacgggagggagggagggtgtgggcggGGGCAGTGGCGGGGCTACAGTTCCCCACAGGGAGTGTTTGAGTAGATGGAGGATCAAGTGACAGGTTAAGTCCAATGGAACACTGCACACTGAAAGAAACTCAGCTTGGCACCAACAATATTCTTAAAGCTTTTCTTTTGATTTCTGTTTGGCCAAAGCAGATATAAATACTTCCTATATTGGTGTACATTTCATGCTACCTCGTGCAATGATTCTTCCACTAAAACTGTTATCATAACAAAGCAAGATTTAGAACCAGGAGCAGGCCACTCAGACCCTCCTGCTACTATTCAAAAACAGCATGGATCAGCTTTTATCTCAGCACCCCTTTCCTGAACTAACCCCATAACTCTTGCtttcatcatctatatactaaaactctcgtttgtttgtttgttcctgaactacagccaaaacggtacacgatagcgcaacaattttaggcccaccttactcaccgtcgttcctttggtgctaatagaagaagtttctgGTGTTATTGGTGAAACTGGTgttaaattggtgttatattttgaaagttattcacattttaaagtttaaatctatctctcagggagggaggggggataaggagggttgagtgtggggggggggggaggggaaagaggggtgggggaggagagcagggagagggggagggggggagaggggagggggaaagagagggtgctgcaccaatgcaggaggggtttgggctcaatgggtccacttggtctagttaacatcTAAAACCGACCAgttgatctctgccttaaatataaacTGTGCTGGGGGAGCTCATTCACTGTTTGTTTTGTCAGGTCTACATTTGTGTCTGCTAATGTTCGATTTCAAATGATTTATTAATGGAAAGGGTGTTGCTCCCGAAGCAACCTGAGCCAAAATAGCATTGTTTTTTCTCTCACTCTCATCACAACTTTCTTGTAGCCTACAACTGTAAGttaataccaatcataaaagtaatgcttgcgaggcactcttcttcataagaaatgaaatccgtaaagtgaaacactttgtagttatagcagagactgaggcacatgagagcaggttgaaaaaacgaaggcaacgaaagctgtgggagcacgcaCGTGTGCGTTtgcgcgtgcacaactgatccggcctgcATGAAgttgcattttgcccattccggccagtgacctaaaatgagtttgacacctctGCTGTACACAGAtcgtggtcggtgcagacttggtgggctgaagggcctgtttccgcgatatatctctaaactaaagtaaactgatggTGCCTgagttgctgaatatttccaacattttccattttacTTTTGTGCGATTTGGCATCTTCGACTTAGTTGTAACTGATTACCAAATCCTTGGCTGTAGGTTTTTGTTATTCAAAAAAATTTAGCTTCTGTAAAACACTCCAAGTTGATTAACTTCTTTATTCTGCCACGGTGTAAACAGCAGGCATTTGGAGATTTTGTTCCAGCATAATGATGCATTTTCTCTTCCATGGAATAGAGCTCTTGTTAAACCATTAGAAAGCTCAGGTGCTTACTTGATATActaccaggtctccccgcaatctccagcattccagatTTACTTGGGAATGCAGGGATTGGGGAATCGTGAGGCGTAAGTAAAATTTGTGCAGGGGACATAATTTCTCAGGTTTTTTGATGAGGTAGCTGAGAAAATTGATGGAGGTGGCACAGTATTATAAAAaccagtaaggcttttgataaggttctgcatagaACGTTGGATCAGAAGGTTGAAGTGCAAGAGCTCCAAAGTGTGTTGGCAAAATTGGTCCAAAATTGGCTTTatgataggaagcagagggtaatagtGGCTGGGTGTTTTATTGACTGGAAGCCGAGATTAGTACAGCGATCTATCTTTGTatattggatgagaatgtaggtgacCTGATTTGTATGTTTTGTAGACAACATGAAAATTGATAGTCTATATCTGTAGGTGGAAggcagagggggtgaggagaaataggtgcaagtccaggtggggtgggggggacgtgtatatggggaagagagaggagggttcTGTAGTTAACTAAAATTGGGGAATGCAATGTTCATAATACTTGGCtcccccaagcagaatatgaagagttgtttctccaatttgtgtgtgactTCACTCTGGTCACATGTGATTAATCACGTGCTTAAAATTCATGATCAATACAAATAGATCAGCAAGATCAGCAAGAGCAGTAATTGAGGCAAATTGCTGATGAAAGTGGAGTAATAAACAGTTTGGTTATGGGTGCATATTAAGTCTAAACAGTAAAAGCCACTTTTTCAACGCTTCCAATTATTTGTGCCTCATTCAGGTTTTCAAGGCAAAGAACATGGGAGATCACAATTtgacttaagagatacagcgcagaaacaggcccttcggccccagagtccacaccgaccagcgatcaccccacacactagcactatcctatacactagggaagatttacgatttgcagaagccaattaacctacaaacctgtatgtctttggaatgtggaaggaaaccagagcacccaggaaaagcagacagcacccgtagtcaggatccgggtcacggggagagcatacaatctccacagacaagtacccgtagtttggattgaacccgggtctctggggctgtaaggcagcaattctatcgctgcgccaccatgccgccctacttATTTGGCTCAGCATCAAATAATGTTTTAACGGAGCCTTTGAGAATGTTTTACTGCATTTGACAACTCCTCCGTGAAGCTCAGTGATATTTGTACCAGAAGGTATTTTATTAATACAACCATTGTAAGTGCTTTAATCATACCGTTGAAATTCAAAAGTGTGTAAGCGACTTAAAATGCTTAATTTTGCCATAAATCAACTAAGCACAGTGCTTGAGTAATGGCACTTTCCACTGGTTCTTTTCTCAGAAATGAGAAGTAGCAGTGATCTACTTCTTTTAATCCCTCTTACTTCAACAGATATCTTTAGTGTGTATTTCAGCATTTTAGTGGAAGCTTGTTCAAATCCATAGTGCCCCAAAAGTGGCAGCACAGATAGGGAGTTAATAAAGGCATATGACATGCTTGTCTTCATAGATTAGAGCACAAAATCTAAAATCTGGCACAttgtgttgcaactttacaaaacaatGGTTAAATTACACCTTAATCATCGTGTGAACTTCTagtcacattatagaaaggacgTGGTTAAGCagttctggaactcactaccagaGAAAGTAGTGGAGTCAGAAACAAAGCACTCAAAAAGACGTATACGGATCTGATGTGGGAAAATGTAGAAGGGCAAAAATAAgtgttgtggaccgaagggccccgTTTCTGCTCTGCATAACTTAACTATGATTCGGAAAATTTAACCAAAATTAAATAACAATAATGACATCTTTTTGCAACTGTATTAATTGATCAACCTGTTTCCACCAAAAAAAGCACAAAAAAAATGGCATTTGATACAAATATTGTTTCTGGAAAGTCTCAATGTCTtgtgaaataatttattttccaaatcCGCACCTGTAGTTTCTATTGCCTCGTAACATGGAAAATTCAACAAAAGTCCAAACGAAATGAAGTGGAGAGCGACAGAGAGAATCGAGTTTTGAAAGACTGAAATTACAAttgcaaatatttttttccctCCATTGTACAGCCTGATTTACCAGAAGCATttgcaaactaaattaaactacaaccCGTGAAATGTTTGCAACTTTCgatgaaaaaatgaaaaaaaaagttttgccaAAATCAAAACCTAATCAGCAGATTTAATTTGCTTCCAGTTTAACAAGCATCTTGCATTCTCCAACGTAACAGCAAGAGAGTTGACATCTTCAGTTCTGCAGTCCAAATTGTTTCCCACAATGATGCATTTCATGTCACAGTGATATTGCACTAATGGGAATCCCTGCACTACAACCagacaaatatttatttttgtcttaaaaaccccccacaaagtgctggagtaattcagcaggtcagtcagcatccatggagaacatggataggtgatgttttaggtcaggaccgttTTTCAGTCTGATGGTGATGGTGGTGCGAAGAAAGCAAGGCTTTCATCTCgctttctttccctccccacagtctgagaagagtcccgacccgaaacttcacccaaccagggatgctgcctgacccattgagttactcctgcactttgtctcttttttttgtaaaccagcaactgcagttccttgtttctacattatataCTTTTAAGTTTTTTGTCTTACTACCTGAAATGCATATTCTACTTCTGGTGCATTCAGAATGAAACCAGAGCTGTAAAATTATAATAAAACTAAGATTGAATTAACCTTTAAGGGATTATATCCAAAATGGCAACGTTTGCTATATTTATAATTCACTGGAAAGTTTTAAAGGAAATTTCAATGACACACACAAACGATAAAGTGGCATTTCATGAACAAACTTATATAAGCCGTTTGTTACAGTGACAGATTCAGATGAAATTCAGAAGCACATAATAATGAATGTTCTCTAATCATTACTAAATATATAAATTATCAAAAAAGATTACAACCCATGCTTTAGTATTTAATGTGATTGAACACTCTGGTCAAATTTAAACTAAATCAACAACCCCAGTGTAAAACTACTGTATTATTCCTGGGAAAGGCAAAGGCTCAGCCCCTCAAGAAAAAGAAATAGGTGTACAGCTTTGTCTACTTAGCCAGTCAATGATCACTGCTAGATTAATATGGATCTGCAGCATCTCCTATCTGCTAATGTACATTCAATAGGTTATTTACCTCTTAATACCCATTTACATCATTTTAAACAAATATAAGACGTGGATGCAAATGGAAAAATCAGCTTTCCTCTTGTATCCCAATGGCCCCATTTTAACAATATCATGAATACCCCTTCTATTTTTTTTGCTATGATATAACCAAACGTTTATCGCCTTTTGATTTAAAGTCTACCTGATATATCTACtttagtttgatttttttttcagtgaAAGTTATAGCCTCTGGTTTTCACGTTGATTGAAAAATGCCAGTTATAACCAAGAATCTACTTAAGACAAGTGAACATCCCAAAGAGGCCAGAAGAGAGCTTCACTCTACTGTGGGTTAAACAATCAGAACTTATGCTCACACCGATGTATTTTTTAAGATTTACAATGATTTCAAGTATAGTGGCACACCACCAATGCTCGCCCCCAAAATTAATAGCATTTTAACCTAAACAAGTCCTTTTAGTCCCTTGATGTTGCTTGTACTGGACGGCTTACAAGAGTCCATCGCTGCACCTTTTAGTTATATACTGGGATAAGCCACAGTAAAACATGTCTAACTCTGCATTACTCTGCATTACTCCTTATGTCAGTGTAGGATGCAGAGTGCAGCCCATCACAACAATCTAATCCGTTGAACAGGGCTCTTTAACCGTTCCCATGCAAGCTTTCCCTTTATTGCATACTTGGACTAGGACTTGTATGAACCCTGGCATGTCGTTTGAGGTTGGTCATGGAAGCACACGAATAGTTGCACTGTTCACATTGGAAGGTTTCTCTCTGCAGATGGTTCCTCATGTGTCGCTTCAGATTGCCCTGTTGGGCAGAGACATAGTTACACTGTGAGCATTTGTATGGCCTCCTGTAGTTGTGTATGCTCATGTGTCTTATGAGGTTGCTCTGGTACTGAGAGACAAAATTGCACAACTCACAAGAGAAGAATTTCTGTTCTTGGCTAAGGCCATTCTCATTCTCCTCTTCCTTCTTTATCTCCAAACTTGCTGTATGATTCTGCTTGTGCTGTTTAAAGGCCACCTTGCCCTCGCACACAAATTCGCACTCCTTGCACTGGTAGAACCTCTTTCCTGTGTGCGTTAGAAGGTGTCGTTTGACGTTGACCATTTGGGTGGAAGCATAGCTACACTGAGTGCATTTAAAGGGTTTGTCTCCTCTGTGGCTCCTGACGTGTCTGTTGAGGTTCCCCACCTCGATGGTCTTGTATGAGCAATGGGAACATTTATACTGCCTCTTCCGTTTCAAATGTCTAGAAGCAAAGCTGGGAGGCTTGTCATTATTTTCAGAGCCATCTTCCCGGGAATCTACACTATCATCTCTCTCCttttttatgtccttttgtgcccGAACAACAGTATCAGAAGAGGGGCGATTGATTTGGTTAGATGTTTGTTTCATATGGGTCTGCAAGTGCCGCTTCAAGTTTGCAAAATTAATTGAAGCATAGtcgcactttttacatttatatggCTTTACACCCAAGTGAACCTGGATATGGCGCTTAAAGTTCCCACTTTGCTTGGTGGTGTAGTTGCAATGGGAACATTGGTATTCACTATTGCTCGTGCTGTGAGTTTTCATGTGCGTCTTCATGTGCATTATGAAGTGGTTGGGGTACTGCGTAACAAAATTGCACAACTTGCAAGAGAAGATGTTCTCGTTAGTTTGACATGTTTGTACCCCATTGGAAGGGGTGTGGTGATCACCGGGTGTAGAGCCTGTGCTGTGGGTTTTTATGTGTCTCATTAAGTCATCTGGGTCGTTGGTGATGAAGTCACACAGATTGCAAGAAAAATGTTTCGGGGCATTTTCAGTGTTGCTTTCTGCCTTGCACTCTTGTGCCACTGCACCGTCCACATGACTCTGCAAATGCTCCTTCCAGCTGGTCGTACTGCAGGTACAGTAGGTGCACTGGTCACACCGAAAGGGCTTTTCATCAGGGCAGACACTTTCGGCCCCCTCTGCTTTCCTTGCCTCATCTGTGTGAGTTTTCATGTGCCTTGCAAGGATGCTGGGGTACTGGGCTTTAAAGTTGCACAAATCACAAGGAAAGGGTTTATTGGATTTCAACGAACTGCTGCATTCCCCTTCTTCCGGGAATGTCTTTTCCATATGGACTTGCTTGTGCCGTTTCAAATTCTCCATCCGGCTACAGGTGTAACTGCACTCGTTGCACTGGAAGGGCTTCTCCCCAGTGTGGATTAATATGTGCCGTTTCAGATTGCCCTGTTGCACTGTCGCGTATGCACAGTAGTGACACTTGTATGGCTTGTCCGAGTTGTGAGTTTTCATGTGGCGCATGAGATGACCTGGATATTCCGAGACAAAGCTACACAGCTTGCAGGAATAACGCTCCTGGGTTTTCCCAATCCCACCCTGATCATCGTGCACCAGAAACTCTTTCTTGATGTGATTCTCCTTGTGTTCCTTTAGCCCCGCGGCGCTGCTACAGGTACAGTAGCAGATGCCACATTTGAAGGACTTGGGCCGGGAATGAGTTAATATGTGACGCTTGAGATTTCCCGACTGGTGGGATGCATATTCGCATTGGTCACATTTAAAGGGTTTTTCTCCCAAGTGGATACGGATGTGCCGTTGCAGGTTCCCTGATAAAGCAGACACATAATTGCAGTGTGTGCATTTGAAAGGCTTCTTGTCTCCGCTTCCAGTTTTCTTGGTGTGCTCTTGTCGGTGTTGCTTTACTTCTCTCACGTTCCCACAGACATAGCCACACAAGCGGCACATCAGTGATcttttgtgcatgtgtgtctgtctgtgcctctTGAGGTGCCCAGACTGATAGGTTGCATAGTCACACTGGTCGCACTTGAAGGGCTTCTCTCCAAGGTGAATGCGTGTGTGCCTTTGGAGGTTTCCCACCAATAACGACGTGTAATCACAATACGAACATTCGTAAGGCTTTTTATCCCCAGTGCCCGTTTCAGCTTGCTTGGGAGTAAGGGCCGATACCTCATCGCTGACGCCTCCCTTGTTCTCCGGATCGTCTTCCTCATCTTGTAAGGCCTGATCCTTCAAGTGAGTCTCTTTGTGCTGTTTTAAATCCACTAAGTTGCTGCAGGTGTGGCCACAGTGGCGGCATTTAAACATTTTCTCTCGTGTGTGCGTCAGCTTGTGGCGTTTCAGGTTCCCCGTCTGACAGGAGGAGTAATCACATTGGTCACATCTGAAGGGCTTTTCTCCGAGGTGGATATGCATGTGTCGTCGGAGGTTCCCAAACAGTGGTGAGGCATAGCTACAATACAAACACTTATAGGACTTCTCCTCGCCATTCTCGTTTAATGCTGTTGCGTCTGGTTCAGTATTTTGCAAGAAAACGTTGTCATCCTTGTGGTTTTGTTTGTGCCTCATCAAGTCAGCCATACTTTCCCCTTCGTATTCACACTGGCTGCATTTGAAGCACTTTTTCCGAGAGTGCGTCAGCATATGTCGTTTGAGATTGCCCATCTGACCAGATGCATAGTCACACTGGTGACAAGCGTAAAACCTTTTCTGTGTATGAGTTAGTTTGTGACGCTTCAAGTTTCCTGACTGGCCCGTTGCGTAGTAGCACTGGTCACACTTAAAGGGCTTTTCTCCAAGGTGGATGCGGATGTGGCGATGTAGATTCCCCATCAAAGCTGATGTGTAATTGCAATATGAGCAATTGTAAAACTTCTTTTCACTTTCCATGGTGGTATTGTCACAGTCTGCCTGAGGGGGAACAGGTTTCTTTGAAACAGTGCTCCCTTTTTGTTCCATTAAAGGCTTGCTCATGTGCTGCCTCTTGTGTCGCGTTAAGGTGATCATATGATCACAGGCAAAATGACAGTCGGTGCACTTGTAGGACTTTTTCTGTGACTGGGCTTCCAATCCGTCAGGTGCAGTGACGATCCTTGAAGCCTTCTGGCCTTCGTGAGTCAGGAAATGATGCTTCAATTTGTCCGACTGGTCAGTTGTGTAGCTGCAGTAGGAACATTTGTAGAGTTTCCCATCATCCGGCACTTTGGTTTTGCTGAGCCTTTCACAATACAAGGAAGATTCCTCAAAACCGCAGTCTTCCTCCAGCGTAACTTCCACGCTTGCCTCCAGATGGCTGTGATTCACAAAGCCATTCGTCTGTCGAAAGGAAGCATCATGACGGTGTCTGGACACACTGGGCGGCCTAGCAGGAGATTCTTCTTGGTGACCCGGTGCCTCAACGCCCACCTGGGGGTCCTTTTCAGTCTTGAGTCTTTTGCAGCTTGGAGGAAAATCCCCATTGCCCCCTGCACGAATGAACTCCGAGCTGTCTGAACCTGCAAATGAAAATCAACACAAGCAATCAGTTCACTGGATGCTGCCAGCGAAGCAAATGCAAACAGGATTCTGTGCATACTTTAAAAACAATTCCATCTGCCCACTGAACTGGATGTTGTGAAGAGCAGCAATCACAATGCAAGGTATCTTCAAACATCTACATGGCACTGGGATTTTGTTGcatttcttgactagtacgggtgtcaaaggttatggggagaaggcaggagaatggggttaggagggggagatagatcagccatgattggatggcgaagAAGACTTgacgagccgaatggcctaattcctgtaACATGATCTTTTGATCCTTTTGAAAATATTGCTTAAACGAGGGCAATTAACAAACCACTTAAAAAAGATGCTGAGCCAAATTGCATTGATAAACTATTTAGAAAAAGTCAAATCACAAAAGATATTCTCATTCAAGGCTGAATTCAGTCCAGAGGGACAGAATGAAAAATACACGAGATAAATGCATAAGAGAAAATATAAAGAATTTTTGAGATTCCTTGGAAATCATATGGCATTGTATATAATATTAATGATTAGCTTAGTGATTTTATTGCAATACATTATATATAATAAAATCATTTcattataatatatataataaaataatttaactgATTTTTATAGTCTTAAAATAAAAATTGCCAATAAAACTGTACCAAAGACATTAACCTGGGTTGATGACAAATGGGTATTGAAACAAAAAAGGTGCTTTTTTGTGATGGAGAAGTGCTTTTATGGagtctgatagacaataggtgcaggaggaggccatttggcccttcggcctGATGGAGgctcaagaaaaaaaaatcattcatctGGATGTCATTTGAGGCTGTTCATAACAGGCATTAGGCATTATGTCTTCAGTTGTGTGCGTGTGGTGAGCGAGATGACAAAAacaatcttataatcttatatacCACATCTTATAATCTATATCTATATCGTTTTAATATTACTCTTGGATAATGATTTCTTGAGACCTGGTTCGTAGGAAGAGTTCTTGCTTGGATGATTTCCCCACATAAACATGACAATTTTGCAGTTATTATGCATGGATACAGGAATAACAACTTTAACTCTCTTCCACTTCATTTCTTTCCAAAAAGCTGTGAGTCATGCTGTGGTATAATATCTTGGCGAACTCAAATTATGTTCAGTGCCcaatcaatgctagcatttaagtATGAAGTATCAATGGGCTTTTTGCCTGTAATGCAGGATCACACCAGATCGAATCTAGTCCACACATTAAAAAGTGACCAGAGAGTACATGCCATTTTATCCTGCTCACATGCCCAGGGTTAACTTAGCTGGAACAATAACTCAAGTCCTCTATGAATAAAGATCAGTTAGCTGATTGCACACTGGAGATTTTAACCTTGATTTTGTGTATCAGTGCAGCTCACTAACAAGGCAAATTGAATGTTTACACACAATAAAGCACGGAGAAAACGAGATCTATTGAGCAGTTTGAGTGATACGAGAACTCAAGCATCTTAGAGcaaaagtatttaaaaaaatgatttttcaCTATCATGTGAACTTCAACACCTAtttggaggaaaggtttaatagatTGCTGTATTATGATGGCAGTTTACTGCTATTTTTAGTGTACCATCTGTTAAACAGTTAAAGTGATGGCATGTCTGTCCATTAACAAAACATTCCACCATTCCCAGGATCCTACTGTTAATTAAGCAGGGGAGGAATTACAAAGTAAGGCAGCACATTTCTTTGGGCAATAGCCAACCAGAATAAAAGAGTTTAACTTTGCCATGTCAACAGAGAAATATCAAACCAAAACATTGGTTGGTTTTGACAGAACAATGGGTATTGTTGAGACTAAAATCAAATTAACGGCTCTTTAAATGTAAGAAGCATAACATAGGCTACCACGAGAGGCATACAAATGAAAAGGAAGCTTTTGTTGTGCATCTTAAGATGCTGGTCAGATCCATTTTGTAAGGTAATGCTCAGGCAGAAATGAGCAGTGGTAATTTTACATGTCAGGAATTTAATTtccacgatagacacaaaatgctggagtgacagcgggacaggcagcatctctggagagagggaatgggtgatgtttcgggtcaagacccttcttcagactctgatgctgcctgtcccactgagttactccggcaaatttgtgtctttcttcgatttaaaccagcatcagcagttcttttctACGCATTTAATTTCCAAGAATAGGTTCAGAAAGGAAGAAAAAAGGGAACTGCTTGCTCAACATGACAGACGACTCACAACTTTCAAATTCGAAGAATctgtagacagaaaggaagagctgTTTCAATTTGAAAGGCTCTCACCCAGAAGTTTACCGAGCTCTACAACCGAGCTCAAAAAGGCAATTAATGTGCACAGTATTGACATGTCATGGAGATAAATGTGTTTTGAACTAGGTAGCTTGTCAAGAAAGAGCAAGTTATCGATCTACAGTGTCGATTGCTAGACCCAATTTTCTTACCCTTTTCCAACTTGTGTTGTGTTAAGATAGTAAAAGTGATAGTTCTTCATAGCTAATACTACTTTTAAATGATTTAGATGTGATGAAGTTTAGTTATGCAAATCATAGCTGCAACCTATCCAGCCTTTTAAAAAAAGAAGCTACTTCAAGTTACCAGAAGACTTGGCAACCTCATCGGGGGTTCTGCGCCGATCGGCGGGCTGGATCCGCCCCTTCCAACCagggatagtccctgcatcaactacctccacaggtagctcattccatggtttaacctttttaaaaaataaaaaaaatcagccAATACAATGCCTAAAAACATCATAAAATATTTGGGATGAATTTTAAAATCTTTAAAAAGGATGACTTTAAGCAATCTTGAAAACTGGACAATTCGAATGGCTGAAAATTTG encodes:
- the LOC144593730 gene encoding uncharacterized protein LOC144593730, giving the protein MPRRKQSNPQPVKSSDSSEFIRAGGNGDFPPSCKRLKTEKDPQVGVEAPGHQEESPARPPSVSRHRHDASFRQTNGFVNHSHLEASVEVTLEEDCGFEESSLYCERLSKTKVPDDGKLYKCSYCSYTTDQSDKLKHHFLTHEGQKASRIVTAPDGLEAQSQKKSYKCTDCHFACDHMITLTRHKRQHMSKPLMEQKGSTVSKKPVPPQADCDNTTMESEKKFYNCSYCNYTSALMGNLHRHIRIHLGEKPFKCDQCYYATGQSGNLKRHKLTHTQKRFYACHQCDYASGQMGNLKRHMLTHSRKKCFKCSQCEYEGESMADLMRHKQNHKDDNVFLQNTEPDATALNENGEEKSYKCLYCSYASPLFGNLRRHMHIHLGEKPFRCDQCDYSSCQTGNLKRHKLTHTREKMFKCRHCGHTCSNLVDLKQHKETHLKDQALQDEEDDPENKGGVSDEVSALTPKQAETGTGDKKPYECSYCDYTSLLVGNLQRHTRIHLGEKPFKCDQCDYATYQSGHLKRHRQTHMHKRSLMCRLCGYVCGNVREVKQHRQEHTKKTGSGDKKPFKCTHCNYVSALSGNLQRHIRIHLGEKPFKCDQCEYASHQSGNLKRHILTHSRPKSFKCGICYCTCSSAAGLKEHKENHIKKEFLVHDDQGGIGKTQERYSCKLCSFVSEYPGHLMRHMKTHNSDKPYKCHYCAYATVQQGNLKRHILIHTGEKPFQCNECSYTCSRMENLKRHKQVHMEKTFPEEGECSSSLKSNKPFPCDLCNFKAQYPSILARHMKTHTDEARKAEGAESVCPDEKPFRCDQCTYCTCSTTSWKEHLQSHVDGAVAQECKAESNTENAPKHFSCNLCDFITNDPDDLMRHIKTHSTGSTPGDHHTPSNGVQTCQTNENIFSCKLCNFVTQYPNHFIMHMKTHMKTHSTSNSEYQCSHCNYTTKQSGNFKRHIQVHLGVKPYKCKKCDYASINFANLKRHLQTHMKQTSNQINRPSSDTVVRAQKDIKKERDDSVDSREDGSENNDKPPSFASRHLKRKRQYKCSHCSYKTIEVGNLNRHVRSHRGDKPFKCTQCSYASTQMVNVKRHLLTHTGKRFYQCKECEFVCEGKVAFKQHKQNHTASLEIKKEEENENGLSQEQKFFSCELCNFVSQYQSNLIRHMSIHNYRRPYKCSQCNYVSAQQGNLKRHMRNHLQRETFQCEQCNYSCASMTNLKRHARVHTSPSPSMQ